From one Callithrix jacchus isolate 240 chromosome 2, calJac240_pri, whole genome shotgun sequence genomic stretch:
- the SPINK9 gene encoding serine protease inhibitor Kazal-type 9, whose translation MRATAIALLLALTLATTFSIECAKQTKQMVDCSHYKKSPLGEERFCYQMYDPICGSDGKTYNNDCFFCSQVKKSDGKLKFVHFGRC comes from the exons ATGAGAGCAACAGCCATTGCCCTACTATTGGCTCTGACACTTGCAACCACGTTCA GTATAGAATGTGCCAAACAGACGAAACAGATG gttgacTGCAGTCATTATAAAAAGTCACCACTAGGAGAAGAGAGATTTTGTTATCAGATGTATGATCCAATTTGCGGATCTGATGGCAAAACTTATAATAATGATTGCTTCTTCTGTTCTCAAGTTAA GAAAAGTGACGGCAAACTTAAATTTGTACATTTTGGAAGATGTTAA